One genomic segment of Helianthus annuus cultivar XRQ/B chromosome 14, HanXRQr2.0-SUNRISE, whole genome shotgun sequence includes these proteins:
- the LOC110907703 gene encoding uncharacterized protein LOC110907703 encodes MDRIPTKVALTKRNIFTEDIRCVLCEEGEETVDHVFSGCGISTGVWDIVSKWCGISNYFTFSLKDVMELHNVQGMSTTHKEIVRGVIIASCWRLWKARNELIFENKVVKVVEIVADIKALTYLWYSNSNNSKGLDRENWCKLYLM; translated from the coding sequence ATGGATCGGATTCCAACTAAAGTTGCCCTTACAAAGAGGAATATTTTTACAGAAGATATCCGTTGTGTGCTGTGTGAGGAAGGGGAGGAAACGGTAGACCATGTATTTTCTGGATGTGGTATCTCAACCGGGGTGTGGGATATTGTATCTAAATGGTGTGGTATCTCTAATTATTTCACTTTTAGTCTAAAAGATGTCATGGAGCTTCATAACGTGCAAGGTATGTCGACAACACACAAAGAGATTGTTAGAGGGGTGATTATAGCGTCTTGTTGGAGGTTATGGAAAGCTAGAAATGAGTTGATATTTGAGAACAAAGTGGTTAAAGTTGTGGAGATAGTGGCAGACATCAAGGCGCTAACATATTTATGGTATAGTAATAGTAACAATAGTAAAGGTTTGGACCGGGAGAATTGGTGTAAATTGTATTTGATGTAA